In Deinococcota bacterium, one genomic interval encodes:
- a CDS encoding PIN domain-containing protein, which produces MTDILIDAGPLIAVFNKNDAYHAECARIIQSLNCPFYTTMPVLTEAMYVVHARMGWLAQEALWKLVHRSDLLLEHPSPAELVRMGELMHKYHDLPMDFADASLVALAERLSLTKIFTVDRSDFSTYRLFGKKPFVVIGP; this is translated from the coding sequence ATGACCGACATCCTGATTGATGCTGGGCCGCTGATAGCTGTTTTCAACAAAAACGACGCCTATCACGCCGAGTGTGCGCGCATTATTCAAAGTTTGAACTGTCCCTTTTACACCACCATGCCTGTGCTGACCGAGGCCATGTATGTTGTTCATGCCAGAATGGGCTGGCTGGCACAAGAAGCGCTCTGGAAGCTCGTTCACCGCAGCGACCTGTTGCTGGAACACCCGTCGCCAGCTGAACTGGTTCGTATGGGCGAACTGATGCATAAATACCACGACCTGCCGATGGACTTTGCCGATGCTTCGTTGGTCGCACTTGCGGAGCGCCTATCGCTCACCAAGATATTCACCGTTGATAGGAGTGACTTTTCCACCTACCGTCTCTTTGGCAAGAAACCCTTTGTGGTCATAGGGCCATAG